The Streptomyces laurentii region CAAGGCCCTGCCCCCGGACCAGGCGGCGGCCGTCACCCTCGCGGTCGTCGGCGGCAACCCCTCCCAGGCCCTCATCGACGCGGCCAAGGGCGCCGAACTCCTCGTGGTCGGCGACCGCGGCCGCAGCGGCTTCAAGGCCGCCGTCCTCGGCTCGGTCTCCTCGAACGTCTCCCAGCACGCCCCCTGCCCGGTCGTGGTGGTCCGGGGCACGGTCCCGGGCATCCCCGATGTCGACGAGACCGACGAGAAGTAGCCCTTCCCCGGGTCCTTCTTCTTCTCTTCCTTCCCTCGCCCCCCTCCCCACCGGCGGAAAGCGGCCCACGACGGCAACCCCCCTCCCGCCTTCCCCGGCCCGATCCCGCGGCCCCGCCACGGACGCCGGCGCGGCGACCGCCGCGACCGCCGCGACCGCCGCGCCCGAGACCCGCTCCCCGTCGGCCCCGTACCCGTCGGCGACCGCGAGCAGGTGCGGCCCGGCGTGCGCGGCGTCCTGTTGGACGGTGCGTACGAGCCCGCGGTCGAGCCGTACTGCGGCGACGAAGCGAAGCCCGCCGGAGAAGGCGGAAGTCGTGGTCATGTGGGTGTTCCCTCCGATGCGTTCGGCCAGAGAGGCGGCCAGGTCCCGCCGCGCCGCGGTCTGCGCCTCGACCTCGGCCCAGTACGCGCGGACGGCGCGGGCCGCGCCCGCCGTGTCCGTGGCGTACAGGGCGCAGACCCGGCCGGTGTCGGCGAGCGGCATCCCGATGCGCCGCAGCCAGCGGACGAGGCGGGCCTGTTCGACCTGGTCCCGCGTGTAGTAGCGGTAACCGGTGTACGGGTCGACGCGCGCGGGTGGCAGCAGCCCGGTCTCGTCGTAGCGGCGCAGCGCCTTGGCGGAGAGCCCGGATGCGCGGGCGAAGTCCCCGATCGTCAGCAGCATGCCCCCAGCCTCCCCGGCCCGACGGCCTCTCTGGTGCCGGGCGTGCTCACCCGGCACCACCGAGCCTTGGCCTTCCCCCGGCGGGAAGGTCAAGGGCCCCCGCCAGACGCCGCTCATGGCCATGGCCACCGCCGCTGTGGCGGTGGCCATGGCCTACTCCGGATGTCGCGCCGGACGCACCCCGCGCACTCCGCGCACTCCGCGCACTCAGTAGGGCGCGGGATGCCCGGCCGCGTCCTCGTGCGTGTAGAAGAGATAGAACGCGGCGGAGGACACGCCGGCGCCCACGATCAGTCCGAGGATCACCGAGGCGTAGATGCTCGCGTCGGAGAGGCTGAAGAGGAAGCCGATCGCGCAGCCGGCGAACGCGCCCCAGGCGACCGCGCGCAGCTCGCGCCGCAGCAGGTGGCCGTAGTGGTGGAGGGCGTAGACGCCGACGGCGACCACGAGGCCGCTGACGACGCCGAGCCAGAACTGGCCCCAGCTCGGGGCGCCGCCCCGGCGGACGACGGTGGGGGCCCACAGACCGTAGGCGATGCCGAAGAGGACGGGGACGACCCAGCCCTTCGCGCCGCTGCTCGTCCGCTGCTCGTGCCGGACCGTGTGCCGGCCGACGGGTACCGCTGAGTGTGCGGCCATGGCGGAGACTCCTTTCCCGCGCCTTCTGCTGCATCCTCCAGCGCACACCTCACTCGAACGGCCCGCAAGTGGATCAGCCGGTTCCGCGCTCCTCACCCGAACGCACCAGTAAAAAATCCGATGGGCGAGCGACCGCTCCCACGATGGGGCCATGAGCCAGAACACCGCACCGCAGGCGCCGCGGACCCCGCCGCCTGCCTACGCTTCCCACTCCTCGGGCTGGGCCTCCGGTGGATCCCTCTTCGCCGGTGTCCTGATGCTGGTCACCGGCATCATCGACATCTTCGAGGGCATCGCCGGCATCGCCCACAACACCATGTACGCCCGCGTCGGCGACTACGTGTACCGGTTCAGCTTCACGACCTGGGGCTGGATCCACCTGATCCTCGGCATCCTCGTCGCGCTCACCGGTTTCGCGATCCTCAAACGGGCGGAGTCGGGCCGGATCGCCGGCATCATCCTGGCCGGCCTGAACATCGTGATCCAGTTCATGTTCCTGCCGCACCAGCCGTGGTGGGCCATGTTCTCCATGGCCATCTCCGTCTTCGTCATCTGGGCGCTGGCGGCGGACGAGTCGTTCGGGAAGCACGGCGGGTGAGCGGGACGAGACACGCGCTCGCCGGCACCGCCGTCTGCGCCGCCGTGCTGCTCGCCCTCACCGGGTGCGAGCAGGCCAAGCAGAAGGCGAGCGACATCTCCGCGTCCGCGCAGCAGCGGATGCGGGATGTCGCCCACGGGATCGACGCGACCAAGGACGTCACGGCCGGCCCGTCCACCACGGCGAGCGACGGGCGCGCGGTCGCGACGATCACCGTGACCAACCGCGGCGACAAGACCTCCGACTTCACCGCCTGGGTCAACTTCCGTGACGCGAGCGGCAATCTGCTCGACGCGGTGGTGCTGAACATCGACGGCGTCGGCCCCGGGGCGGTCAAGTCGGCGACGGCCCGCAGCAATCGGAAGCTGTCCGGCACGACGAAGGCCGAGGTCGCCCAGGCCCTCCGCCACTGACCGCGGCGACCCGCTCCCCGCCCCCGTCCCGCCTCGCGCGCGTTCCCCGCGCCTTCCCGCGCGTTCCCCCGCGAATTCCCTGAACGGGCGTCCCGACCTGCGCGTTCGGCCCGGATCGGCCACGCTGGAGAACATGGACAACGACGACATCCTCCAGGACATCGGCGCCCTCGTCGAGGAGGAACGCGCCCTGCGGCAGCGCACCGGCGGGCTCCTGGACGAGGAGCGGACACGGCTCGCGGAGCTGGAGGTACGGCTCGACCAGTGCTGGGACCTGCTGCGGCAGCGCAGGGCGAAGACGGAGTACGGGGAGGACCCGGACACGGCGGCCGTGCGCCCCGCCACCGAGGTCGAGAACTACCGCAGTTAGGGCGATCAGCGCCCCGGATCGCACGGTTCGGTCAGTTCAGGCCATCCTCGGGCCACGCCAAACCTCACCAAAGGGTGCGTACGGACGCGCGGGGCGGCGGTCGCGGAACGGATACTTCCCACCGCCGTTACCGAAATCCACGGGGACGACTACGATGCGCACGAATTCACTGTGATCCACACCGCTTTCGCGTCCCCCGACCGGCGCGCGGCAGGGTCACGGTCTCTTCGCCTGCCGTCCCCCCTCGTCATCGCTCCACCCCGTTCTCCCCCGCTCGTCACCCTCGCGCTTCCGCTCGACCGACCGTCCCCCCACCACGCGCCCCGAGGACACCGTCATGCGCACCACTTCCGGCAGAGGCCCCGGTCGCGGCCCCGCCAAGGGCCCGGGCCGGGGTCTCCAGCCCAACGCCCTCGGCACGTTCGACACGATCCTGATGGCCGTCGCCGGCAGCGCCCCCGCCTACTCGCTCGCCGCGACCACGGCCGTCCTCTTCGGCACGGCCGGCTTCGCCGGGCCCGCGGCGCTGCTCTACTGCGCGATACCCATGCTCGGAATCGTCCTCGCGTACGCGCGTCTTGGCCGGATCGACGTCAATGCCGGTGCCGCGTACTCGTGGGTGGGCCGTACCCTGCACCCCTTCCTCGGCTTCCTGTCCGGCTGGGCGCTGGTCTTCGCCGCGACCGTCTTCATGGTGGCCGGCTCGCTGCCGGCCGGCTCGCTGACGCTCTCCCTCGTCGACCCGGCCCTCGCCGACGACACGCTCCTGGCCAGCGCGGTGGGCGCGGGCTGGTTCCTGGTGATGCTGCTGATCGTCCTGGGCGGCGCGCGGCTCACCGTACGGGCCCAACTCCTCATGTCCGGCATCGAGATGGCGATCCTGCTGGTCTTCATCCTCGGGGTGCTCGCGCACCACGGGTACGCCACCGCCTTCGACTGGTCCTGGTTCGGCTTCGGCCACTTCGGCGGCGCCTCCGGCTTCGCGTCGAGCGCGCTGATCGCCGCGTTCTACTACTGGGGCTGGGACGTCACCAGCAACCTGAGCGAGGAGACCCGCGACAGCCGCCGTACGGCCGGCTTCGCCGCGCTCGTCGGCACGGGCGTGGTCTTCCTCCTCTTCGTGGCGTTCACGGTCGCGGTCAACGTGCTGCTCAGCGCCGACAAGATCGAGACGAGCGGCACGAACGTGCTCGCCGTCCTCGGCGAGGAGATCTGGCCCGGCGTCGGCGGCAAGTTGCTGATCCTGGCCGTGCTCCTGTCGACCGTCGCGACCCTGGAGACCACCCTCCTCCAGGCCACCCGCTCGCTGTTCGCGATGGGCCGCGACCACACCCTGCCGTCGGCGCTCGGCGTCGTGCACCGCCGCTGGAACACCCCGTGGGTCGCGATCGTCGCCGTCGGCGTCGTCGCGCTCGGCCTGTTCGCGGCGGCGACCGCCGCCGGCTCGGTGACCGAGGCGCTGCAGACCGGGGTGAGCGCCATCGGCCTCCAGATCTCGCTCTATTACGCCCTCGCGGGCATCGCGGCCGTCGTCGCGTACCGGAAGCTCGTGCTGACGTCCGTACGGGAGTTCTTCCTCGGCGCGGCGTGGCCGCTGCTCGGTTCGGCGTTCATGCTGTGGGTCTTCTTCCAGTCGCTGGGCGAACTGTCGGGGGCCGCGCTGACCGTCGGCCTCGGCGGGCTCGCGGCGGGCGTGCCGCTGATGCTCGTGTACTGGCGCAAGGGCAGCTCGTACTACCGGCCGGCCCGGCTCTGCGCGGTCAGCGCGCTGGCGGCGGCGGAACCCTTCGACTCCTCCGACTCGCCCCGCGCGCGCCGGGAAGAGAAGTCGCTCGCGACCGACTTCTGAGGGCCGCGGGCGCCGGACTCCCGCTGACTACTCCCGCCGCCCGCTCCCACACTCACTACTCCCACTCACTACTCCCGTCCACCGCTTCCGTTCACTGACCACACCCGATTCCGATCCGACGGGGCCGGCTTCCGGCCGCTCCGTCCCCCAGGGGGGATCCGGATGGCAGCTCTCCGCCGCCTCTCGCGCAGGGCCGGGCAGTCCCGGCAGGCCCGGTTCGTCCCGGACTTCGACCCGGACTTCGGCGACCGGCCGCTCACCGAGGCCCGGCACGACATGGTCATCGGCCGCTGGCAGGGCGTCCGCGACCTGCTCGCCGCCACCGGGAACGACTGGGCCCGCCGGACCCACCGGATCCGGCTGCTGTCGCACGCCGCCGCCGGCACCTCCGCCGTCGAGGCCTGGCGGGCGGCCGAACCGGGCAACCCGGACGTGGCGGTGCTGCGCGCCGCGACCGAGGTCGTACGGCTCTTCGACACGGCCATCGCCGCCGGCCGGGGCGCGACGGTCGACCGCGGCCGGATCGACGCCACCGCCGACATCTGTCTGACGGCGGCGGAGGCGGCACCCGCCGACCCGATGCCGTGGGCGTCGCTGCTGTCGGTCGCGCGGCTCTACGAGGGCGGGGTGTCACGGCGCGAACTGCGCGGCTGGTTCGACGAGTTGCGGCGCCGCGACCCGTACCACACCGAAGGCCACACACAGTTGCTGCGCTACTGGTCGGCCCGCTGGCACGGCACGCACGGCGCGATGTACGACTTCGCGCGCGACGCGGCGGGCGTGGCGCCGCCCGGCTCGCCACTGCCGGTCCTCGTGCAGATCGCCCGCGTCGAGGAGTACCGCTACATCGTGGACGGGGCGCTGGGCCGGGGCCCGGTGCGCGGCTTCGACCAGCACTGGAAGCACGAGCTGGCGGTGACCGAGCTGCGCCGCACGCACGCCCGCTGGGTCAACGGCCGGGAGCCGGGCCGGCCGGCGGCGCCGGAGGAGGTCGCCGAACTCAACTACCTCGCGCACGCCGCGTGTTACGCGGGCCAGGCGGCGGTGGCGCGGGACGTGATGGGGCTGCTCGGGAAACTGGCGGCATGGGTGCCGTGGGCGTACACGGGCGAGGCGGAGGAGCAGTTCGTACGGTTCCGGGAGGGCCTGGAAGCGGGTGCGGGCGCGGAGTCCGGGCCGTGGGCCGAGGGCCGGCCGGGCCCGGGAACGGGCTGAGACCCGTCCCCTGACGCCGTACCGCCCTGCCCGGAAGGTTCCGGACAGGGCGGTGACGGACAGGGCGGTGACGGACAGGGCGGTGACGAACTACGACGGGATCGGCGTCGGGCTCAGAGACCGATGTCCTCGCCGTCCGTGCGCCAGACGGCGACCACGGACGGGCGGACGATCCTGCCCGGTCCGTCCGGCCAGACCGAGGCGGGCTTCTCGACGGACGCGCCGTCGATCTCGCCCGGGTGCTGCACGGCGACCAGGACGCGGCGGTCCTGGACGATCGGTCCGCAGGTCTCCGCGCCGGTCGGCACAGTCAGGAACTGCCGGAGCTCACCGCGCCGTTCGCCCCGCGTGGCGACACCGAACAGACCGTCGTGCGAGCCGAGCTGGTTGCCGTCGGTGGAGATCCACAGGTTGCCGTGCGGGTCGAAGGTGACGTTGTCGGGGCAGGAGATCGGGCTGACCTTCTCCTTCGGGAAGCCGGCGAAGTAGGTCGCCGGGTCCGCCGGGTCGCCCGCGACGAGGAACAGCCGCCAGGCGAAGCGCTCCGAGGCCGGGTCGTCGCGGTGCTCGGCGAGCTCCAGGATCTGGCCGTGCTTGTTGAGGTTGCGCGGGTTGGCCTCGTCCGCGCCGGCCTTGCCCGCCTTGCCGCGGTCGGCGTTGTTGGTGAGGACGACGTAGACGCGGCCGGTACGCGGCGACGGCTCGATGTCCTCGGGGCGGTCCATCTTGGTGGCGCCGACCTTGTCACCGGCGAGGCGCGTGAAGACGTACACCTCCTCGGCCGTCATGCCGGGCACGTGCGAGACGGCCTCGCCGCGCGGGCCGGCCGTGGCGAGCGGGATCCAGGTGCCCGAACCGTCGAACTCGCCGTCCGACGGGAGCTTTCCGGTGCCGTCGATCTCGGTGGCGGGGCTGTCGCCGGTCAGCTTGGCGACGTACAGGGTGCCCTCGTCGAGCAGGGTGAGGTTGTGCTCGTGCGCGGCGCGCGAGTTGCCCTTCTTCATCCGCTGCGACGAGACGAACTTGTAGAAGTAGTCGAAGCGTTCGTCGTCGCCCATGTAGACGACCACGCGGCCGTCGTCGGTCAGGCGCGGCTGCGCGGCCTCGTGCTTGAAGCGGCCGAGCGCGGTGCGCTTGCGGGGCGTGGACTCCGGGTCGTACGGGTCGAGTTCGACGACCCAGCCGAAGCGGTGCGCCTCGTTGGGCTCCTGCGCCAGGTCGAATCGCTTGTCGAAGCGCTCCCACTTGCGCTCGGAGGCGCCGGTACCGATGCCGTACCGCTTGTCGGTGGCGGAGGAGGCGTGGGCGAAGTACTGGTTGAAGTTCTCCTCGCCGTGGAGGGTGGTGCCCCACGGGGTGGTGCCGCCCGCGCAGTTGTTGAGCGTGCCGAGGACGGTACGGCCGGTGCGGTCGGCGGACGTCCGGACCAGGGCGCCGCCGGCGGCGGGGCCGGTGAGCTCGAACCGGCTGGTGGCGGTCAGCCGCCGGTTGAGGTGATGGCGGGAGACCGGGGCCAGCCGGCCGGTGCGGCGCTCGCCCTCGACGGCGACGACGGACAGGCCGTGCGCGGCCCACGCGATCTCGACCTGCTCGCGGGTCGGGTTCTCCGGGTCGTAGCCGCGGAACATCAGGATCTCGTCGGTGTACTCGTGGTTGGCGACGAGCAGCTGACGGTTCGGCTCGCCACGCAGCGGGAGCAGGGAGAGGAAGTCGTTGTTGTAGCCGAACTGGCCGGCCTGGGCCTTCGCCGACTGCTTGTCGGCGTCGAAGGCGGGCGCGCCGCGCAGGATCGGCTCGCCCCAGCGGATGACGACGTTCTGGGAGTAGCCGGCGGGGACGGTGACCTGGTCGGCGGTGTTGGGCGCGACGGGCGCGAAGCGCAGGCCGCGGGCGCCCTCGACCGGGCGGGGCGCGCCGTGGTGGCCGTTGCCGTTGCCGTGGCCGCTGCCGCTGTGCGCCTCGGCGGGCTGCGCGCCGCCGAGGGCGAGCGTGGTGCCGGCGGCGGACGCGACGGTGACGACGGCGGCGGCACGCATCATCGAACGGCGGGAAAGCGCCCCCGCGATGACGTCACCGACGTACTCGTTGTCGCTGGTGTTCGGCACCTCCTGGAAACAGGCGTCGCCGCACCGGAAACGGCACGTCATGGCGGAACGGCCGCCTCCGTGGGAGTGGTTGCTCAGCATCGGCAGCATTTTGCGCACTTCGTCCTCCAGGGCGTCCGCATCGGTCCGACGGCGACGTTAGGGGCGCACCCCAGCACGACGGCGGCGGCACGGTGAACGAGCGATGAATCCCGGGCGACCGCGAGGGCCGGAAGTGTGGCGCGGTTGTGAGGACGGAACGCGGAGGGGTCACGGGGAGGGTCGTAGGGCGGGGCTTGAGTGGCCGATAACCTTACGTGTCCGCCCTGGCCATGGATGCCGGGACGAGGACGCACACCGCACCCGACTCACGCGAAGGGGTACGCCCATGGGTATCCGGAGCTTGCTGCGCAAGGTTTTCGGCCGCGACCGCACGACCGACACCACTTCGGCAGCCCCCGTCCCGCCGCAGGCGGCCGCCCCGGAGGTGGAGACGACGAAGGCGGAGCGGGTGGAGGTAGAGGAGGCGAAGCCGACGGAGGCCGCGGAGGCCCCGGCGGCGGAGCCGGAGGCGCCGATGACAAAGGCGCCGGTGACAGAGGCGCCTGAGGCCCCGGTGGTGGAGGCCGCGGCCGAGACCACCGAGCCGGCCGCGACGCCGGTGCCGGAGGCGAAGGCAGAGGCAGAGGAGAAGGCAGAGGCAGAGGAGCCGCAGGCGAAGGCCGCGGTGCCCGAGCAGCCCGCCGCGCCGGTGATCCCGGCCGAGCCCGAGCCGGAGCCCGAGGCCGCCCCGGAGCCGGCGGCGCCCGCCGCCGAGGCCGAGGAGACCACCGAGCCGGAGCCCGTCGCCGAGCCCGCGAAGCCCGTGGTCCCCGCCCAGACCGCCGCCGAACGCGCGGCCGCGGACCTGGTCGCCGCCTCCTTCGACAACCCGCGCATCCCGCACGCCCGCCAGGAGACGCCGGAGGCGGAGACCCCCGCCGCCGAGGCGAAGCCGGAGCCGGAGCCGGAGCCGGAGGCTGTGGTGGAGACCGCTGCGGCTGAGGCGAAGCCCGAGCCGGAGGCGGAAGCCGAGCCGGCCCCCGTCGGGGCTCCCGAGCCGGAGATCACCGAGCCGGAGCCCGTCGCGGCCACGGAGCAGGCCACCCCGGCAGAGGCGGTCGAAGCTCCCGCCGTCGAGCCTGTCGAAGCCGTAGAGGTCACCGCACCGGAGCCGGAGCCGGAGGCTGCCGCCGAGGCCGAGGCCCCCGCCGAATCTCCCGAGCCCGAGGTCACCGAGCCGGAGATCCAGCCGGAGCCCGTCGAAGCCGAAGCCGCACCCGCCGTCGAACCGGTCGAGGCCGTCGAGGCCGTCGAGGCCGTCGAGGCCGTCGAGGTCACCGAGCCGGAGCCGGAAGCTGCGGCCGAGATCGAGGCCCCCGCCGAGCAGACCACCCCTGCGGAGTCCGTCGAGGCCGTCGAGACTCCCGCCGTCGAGGTCACCGAGCCGGAGGCGACCCCCGCCGAAACGCCCGAAGAGTCCCCCGAGGCGTCCGCCCAGGAATCTCCCGAGGAGCCTGCCGAGGCGTCCGCCGAGAAGCCCGCCGAGGCAGCCCCGGAGGAATCCCCCGCAGAGCCCTCCGAACAGCCTTCTGAGGAATCCCCCGAGGAATCCCCCGAGGAGCCGAAGGACTGCGGCCCCGCCGTCCCCCTCGCCCGCGTGGAGGCGGACGCGCCGCACCTCGCCGACGCGTACAAGGCGGCCGGCACCGTACTGAAGAACCAGGATCTGGCGGGCGCGCGGGCGGCCGTCTACCTGGTGGTCGACCGGTCCGGTTCGATGCGCCCGTACTTCAAGGACGGCTCGGTCCAGCGGCTCGCCGAGCAGACGGTCGCGCTGGCGGCCCACCTGTCCGAGGACGCGACGGCGACCGCCGTCTTCTTCTCCACGGACATCGACGGCACCGCCGAGCTGACCCCGGCCGGCCTCACCCCGACCCGTGTGGACGAGCTGAACGCCACGTACGGCCGGATGGGCCGGACCACGTACCACCGCGCCGTCGAGGAGGTCCTGGCCCTGCACGAGAAGAGCGCGGACCCGTCGCGGCCCGCCCTGGTCGTGTTCCAGACGGACGGCGCGCCCGAGTCGAAGACGGCCGCCACCCAGGCGTTGGCGGAGGCGGCGGACCGCCCGTACGAGGTGCACTGGCGGTTCACGGTGTGGGGCGCGGAGGAGACGAAGGCCTTCGACTTCCACCGTAGGCTCGCCACTCCCCGTACCGCCGTCCACTTCGCCGGACCGGCGCCCGTCGAGGCGGAGCACACCGCCTTCTACCGCGGTCTGCTCGCGGACTGGTCGCTCTGACCGGACCCCGACCGCACCCTGATCAGCGGCTGATCACCGCCTGATCGACGACTGAACGGCACCCCGGGCCCGGGGCCGGTGGGCGTACCCACCCGGCCCCGGGCTTAACCATGTGAGGGGGACACGATCCGGCCGTTAAAATTCGCAGCATGGCGGCCACTGGATCCGAGAAGCAGGGCTCGAAGGCGTTCTACGTCACGACCCCCATCTACTACGTCAACGACGCTCCTCACCTGGGCCACGCCTACACGACCGTCGCAGGCGACGTGCTCACCCGCTGGCACCGCCAGCGCGGTGAGAAGGTGTGGTACCTCACCGGCACGGACGAGCACGGTCAGAAGATCATGCGCACCGCGGAGGCGAACGGCGTCAGCCCCCAGGAGTGGTGCGACAAGCTCGTCGAGGAGGCCTGGAAGCCCCTCTGGGAGCACCTGAACATCGCGAACGACGACTTCATCCGCACCACCCAGAAGCGTCACACCGACCGCGTCCAGGAGTTCGTGCAGGACCTGTACGACAAGGGCGAGATCTACAAGGGCGGCTACGAGGGCCCGTACTGCGTGGGCTGCGAGGAGTACAAGCTCCCCGGCGACCTCATCGAGGCGGAGGACGGCACCAAGCTGTGCGCCGTCCACAAGAAGCCGGTGGAGATCCTCAAGGAGGAGAACTACTTCTTCAAGCTGAGCGAGTACGGCCCGAAGCTGATCGAGTTCTACGAGTCGAACCCGGGCTTCATCCAGCCGGAGAGCGCCCGCAACGAGGTCGTGAACTTCGTCAAGCAGGGCCTCCAGGACCTGTCGATCTCGCGTTCGACGTTCGACTGGGGCGTGCCGATCCCGTGGGACGACAAGCACGTGATCTACGTGTGGGTCGACGCCCTCCTGAACTACGCGACGGCCGTCGGCTACAACGAGAACCCGGCGAAGTTCGACGAGACCTTCCCGGCGGACGTCCACCTCATCGGCAAGGACATCCTGCGCTTCCACGCGGTGATCTGGCCGGCGATGCTGATGGCGCAGGGCCTGCCGGTGCCGGGACGCGTCGCGGCGAACGGCTGGCTGATGGTCGGCGGCGAGAAGATGTCGAAGTCGAACCTGACCGGCATCAAGCCGCAGGACCTGACCTCGCACTTCGGCGTGGACGCCTACCGCTGGTACTTCCTGCGCGCGATCGCGTTCGGGCAGGACGGCTCGTTCTCGTGGGAGGACTTCTCCGCCCGCTACACCTCCGAGCTGGCCAACGACTACGGCAACCTCGCCTCGCGCGTGGCGGCCATGGTCGGCAAGTACTTCGGCGGCGAGCTGCCGGCCGCGACGGCCGACGGCGACGCGGAGAAGGCGGTCCACGAGGGCCTGGCGCGGGCCGTGGCCACCGCCGACGCCAAGATCGGCGAGGAGCTGGACTTCCAGGCCGGCATCCTGGCGATCTTCGACTTCGTGAAGCAGGTCAACGGCTACATCACCGAGCAGGAGCCCTGGAAGGTCGCCAAGGACGAGTCGGAGGCGGGCCAGGCCCGTCTCGCGACGATCCTGTACACGGCCGCCGAGGCGCTGCGCGCGGTCGCGGTCCTGCTGAACCCGATCATGCCGGAGACCTCCCAGCAGCTCTGGGACTCGCTCGGCGCCGAGGCGTCCCTGGGCGCCCTGACCGCCCAGCCGGTCCAGGACGCGGGCACGTGGGGCCAGCTCCCGACGGGCGCGAAGGTCACGAAGGGCGCGGTCCTCTTCCCGCGTCTGGAGGACCCGAAGAAGGCCTGACGCCCCCCGGACGTCCCGGTGGCCGCCGCCCCTCCCGCCCGGAGGGTCGGCGGCCACCGCCGTTTCCGGGCCCTGGCCCGGGCCCGGCCCCGGCTCCGACGCCACCGGCCCGCGCTCCTACACCGGCACCCGTATCACCCGGGCGGGTACGATCCGCTACGAGCACGACGGCCAGGGACGGGTCACCTCGCGGCGCAAGACGCGCCTGTCACGCAAGCCCGACGCCTGGCACTACACATGGGACACCGAAGACCGTCTCACCTCGGTGATCACTCCAGACGGTACCGAGTGGCGCTACGTCTACGACCCGCTCGGTCGCCGCATCGCCAAGCACTCGCCCACGGAGACCGTCCATTTCACCTGGGACGGCACCATCCTGTGCGAGCAGTCCACCGATAGCGTGACCCTCACCTGGGACCACGCGGGCCTGCACCCCCTGTCCCAGACGGAACGCCGCCGCGACACCGACGAGACCCGTTTCTTCGCCATCGTCACCGACCTCGTCGGAACTCCGACGGAACTCGTCGACGAATCCGGCGAACTGGCCTGGCGCGCCCGCAGCACCCTCTGGGGCACCACCGCCTGGACCCGGACGGCGACCGCCTACACCCCTCTGCGCTTCCCGGGCCAGTACTTCGACCCGGAATCGGGCCTGCACTACAACTTCTTCCGCTACTACGACCCCGAACCGGCCCGCTACCTCACCCCGGACCCCCTGGGCCTGGCTCCGGCCCCGAACCCGGCGACGTACGTCCACAATCCGCATACGTGGAGCGACCCGCTGGGGCTGGCGCCCACAGAGTGCCCCCGCGGTATATACGAATTCAGGCCACCCAATCCCAATTTCCCACCCGATGCAGCCATAATGGAGGCAATGCGATCTGCCCCG contains the following coding sequences:
- a CDS encoding twin-arginine translocation pathway signal protein (Bacterial protein of unknown function (DUF839); pfam05787;~identified by MetaGeneAnnotator; putative;~twin-arginine translocation pathway signal protein [Streptomyces pristinaespiralis ATCC25486]) codes for the protein MRKMLPMLSNHSHGGGRSAMTCRFRCGDACFQEVPNTSDNEYVGDVIAGALSRRSMMRAAAVVTVASAAGTTLALGGAQPAEAHSGSGHGNGNGHHGAPRPVEGARGLRFAPVAPNTADQVTVPAGYSQNVVIRWGEPILRGAPAFDADKQSAKAQAGQFGYNNDFLSLLPLRGEPNRQLLVANHEYTDEILMFRGYDPENPTREQVEIAWAAHGLSVVAVEGERRTGRLAPVSRHHLNRRLTATSRFELTGPAAGGALVRTSADRTGRTVLGTLNNCAGGTTPWGTTLHGEENFNQYFAHASSATDKRYGIGTGASERKWERFDKRFDLAQEPNEAHRFGWVVELDPYDPESTPRKRTALGRFKHEAAQPRLTDDGRVVVYMGDDERFDYFYKFVSSQRMKKGNSRAAHEHNLTLLDEGTLYVAKLTGDSPATEIDGTGKLPSDGEFDGSGTWIPLATAGPRGEAVSHVPGMTAEEVYVFTRLAGDKVGATKMDRPEDIEPSPRTGRVYVVLTNNADRGKAGKAGADEANPRNLNKHGQILELAEHRDDPASERFAWRLFLVAGDPADPATYFAGFPKEKVSPISCPDNVTFDPHGNLWISTDGNQLGSHDGLFGVATRGERRGELRQFLTVPTGAETCGPIVQDRRVLVAVQHPGEIDGASVEKPASVWPDGPGRIVRPSVVAVWRTDGEDIGL
- a CDS encoding von willebrand factor type A (identified by MetaGeneAnnotator; putative;~sequence version:1), with product MGIRSLLRKVFGRDRTTDTTSAAPVPPQAAAPEVETTKAERVEVEEAKPTEAAEAPAAEPEAPMTKAPVTEAPEAPVVEAAAETTEPAATPVPEAKAEAEEKAEAEEPQAKAAVPEQPAAPVIPAEPEPEPEAAPEPAAPAAEAEETTEPEPVAEPAKPVVPAQTAAERAAADLVAASFDNPRIPHARQETPEAETPAAEAKPEPEPEPEAVVETAAAEAKPEPEAEAEPAPVGAPEPEITEPEPVAATEQATPAEAVEAPAVEPVEAVEVTAPEPEPEAAAEAEAPAESPEPEVTEPEIQPEPVEAEAAPAVEPVEAVEAVEAVEAVEVTEPEPEAAAEIEAPAEQTTPAESVEAVETPAVEVTEPEATPAETPEESPEASAQESPEEPAEASAEKPAEAAPEESPAEPSEQPSEESPEESPEEPKDCGPAVPLARVEADAPHLADAYKAAGTVLKNQDLAGARAAVYLVVDRSGSMRPYFKDGSVQRLAEQTVALAAHLSEDATATAVFFSTDIDGTAELTPAGLTPTRVDELNATYGRMGRTTYHRAVEEVLALHEKSADPSRPALVVFQTDGAPESKTAATQALAEAADRPYEVHWRFTVWGAEETKAFDFHRRLATPRTAVHFAGPAPVEAEHTAFYRGLLADWSL
- a CDS encoding methionyl-tRNA synthetase (Anticodon-binding domain of methionyl tRNA synthetases; cd07957;~HIGH motif;~KMSKS motif;~Methionyl-tRNA synthetase [Streptomyces venezuelae ATCC10712];~anticodon binding site;~catalytic core domain of methioninyl-tRNA synthetases; cd00814;~identified by MetaGeneAnnotator; putative;~methionyl-tRNA synthetase; Reviewed;~tRNA binding surface [nucleotide binding]), whose protein sequence is MAATGSEKQGSKAFYVTTPIYYVNDAPHLGHAYTTVAGDVLTRWHRQRGEKVWYLTGTDEHGQKIMRTAEANGVSPQEWCDKLVEEAWKPLWEHLNIANDDFIRTTQKRHTDRVQEFVQDLYDKGEIYKGGYEGPYCVGCEEYKLPGDLIEAEDGTKLCAVHKKPVEILKEENYFFKLSEYGPKLIEFYESNPGFIQPESARNEVVNFVKQGLQDLSISRSTFDWGVPIPWDDKHVIYVWVDALLNYATAVGYNENPAKFDETFPADVHLIGKDILRFHAVIWPAMLMAQGLPVPGRVAANGWLMVGGEKMSKSNLTGIKPQDLTSHFGVDAYRWYFLRAIAFGQDGSFSWEDFSARYTSELANDYGNLASRVAAMVGKYFGGELPAATADGDAEKAVHEGLARAVATADAKIGEELDFQAGILAIFDFVKQVNGYITEQEPWKVAKDESEAGQARLATILYTAAEALRAVAVLLNPIMPETSQQLWDSLGAEASLGALTAQPVQDAGTWGQLPTGAKVTKGAVLFPRLEDPKKA